The following proteins are co-located in the Deinococcus metallilatus genome:
- a CDS encoding transporter substrate-binding domain-containing protein: MTPRPPAPRRWRPSGSTVFIVVGVLAYLGLRQLPPDNSLALVRQAGVLNVCVPAELPPFIVPQGDGATGLEAALLRRAAARLGVPLQWNLQAAWGTSPDPVDWGLRPESCQVLAGGIVVSPETQALMELLPYADTGWALLTLDHTKPLGVLANHWGLNADEAYGWADTHGEPFTAYDQAGQALAALKGGEVGRVLALREESEWLRAQLPGARVQAVPDLPGHTLALGLWKNMITLKRALRAALPAPAVKREGTAGAAR; the protein is encoded by the coding sequence GTGACGCCCCGGCCACCTGCCCCGCGCCGCTGGCGCCCCTCCGGCAGTACGGTGTTCATCGTGGTGGGGGTGCTGGCGTACCTGGGCCTGCGGCAACTCCCGCCCGACAATTCGCTGGCGCTGGTGCGGCAGGCGGGCGTGCTGAACGTGTGCGTGCCCGCCGAGCTGCCACCCTTCATCGTCCCGCAGGGGGACGGGGCCACGGGGCTGGAAGCGGCGCTCCTGCGGCGGGCGGCGGCGCGGCTCGGCGTGCCCCTCCAGTGGAACCTCCAGGCGGCCTGGGGCACCTCGCCCGACCCGGTGGACTGGGGCCTGCGCCCGGAGTCCTGCCAGGTGCTCGCGGGCGGCATCGTCGTCTCGCCGGAAACGCAGGCGCTGATGGAGCTGCTGCCCTATGCCGATACCGGCTGGGCCCTGCTGACGCTCGACCACACGAAACCGCTGGGCGTGCTGGCGAACCACTGGGGCCTGAACGCCGACGAGGCCTACGGCTGGGCCGACACGCACGGCGAACCCTTTACCGCCTACGACCAGGCGGGACAGGCCCTCGCCGCTCTGAAGGGGGGAGAGGTGGGCCGGGTCCTCGCGCTGCGGGAGGAGTCCGAGTGGCTGCGCGCACAGCTCCCCGGCGCGCGGGTGCAGGCGGTGCCCGACCTGCCCGGCCACACCCTCGCGCTGGGCCTCTGGAAGAACATGATCACCCTCAAGCGGGCGCTGCGCGCGGCGCTGCCTGCCCCGGCGGTGAAACGGGAGGGGACGGCTGGGGCGGCGCGCTAG
- a CDS encoding AfsR/SARP family transcriptional regulator, which translates to MLDVRLFGVFRAQDRDARPLPFESHKARELLCFLLLHRDRPQSREVLASQLWGGQTTGQSLKQLRQALWHLHLALAEGAGLLRVEADWVELRVLPSLTCDALAFEEAVLARHGRAGHALTPGEARALGEATRLYRGDLLEGWMQDWCLLQRERLHNLYLAALEKLADHAETCRDWEGGLTHAARLLEFDRASESTHCQVMRLHYLSGHRTAALRQFTLCERALREELGVKPSHATLALYECIREDRPLETEDLPPPALPARLPAPFDLGAELLQELRGVVGELRTLLASERRLRGGP; encoded by the coding sequence ATGCTGGACGTGCGGTTGTTCGGGGTGTTCCGGGCACAGGACCGGGACGCCCGGCCGCTCCCCTTCGAGAGCCACAAGGCGCGGGAGCTGCTGTGCTTTCTGCTGCTGCACCGGGACCGGCCCCAGTCGCGGGAGGTGCTCGCCAGCCAGCTCTGGGGCGGCCAGACGACCGGGCAGTCGCTCAAGCAGCTCCGCCAGGCCCTCTGGCACCTGCACCTGGCCCTGGCGGAGGGGGCCGGACTGCTCCGGGTGGAAGCCGACTGGGTCGAACTGCGGGTCCTCCCGAGTCTCACCTGCGACGCGCTGGCCTTCGAGGAGGCTGTCCTGGCCCGGCACGGGCGGGCGGGCCACGCCCTCACCCCCGGTGAGGCCCGCGCGCTGGGGGAGGCCACGCGGCTGTACCGGGGTGATCTGCTGGAAGGCTGGATGCAGGACTGGTGCCTGCTCCAGCGCGAGCGGCTGCACAACCTCTACCTGGCCGCGCTGGAGAAGCTGGCCGACCACGCGGAAACCTGCCGCGACTGGGAAGGGGGCCTGACCCACGCCGCCCGCCTGCTGGAATTCGACCGCGCCAGCGAGAGCACCCACTGCCAGGTCATGCGCCTGCACTACCTCTCCGGCCACCGCACCGCCGCCCTGCGCCAGTTCACCCTCTGCGAACGCGCCCTGCGCGAAGAACTCGGCGTGAAGCCCTCGCACGCCACCCTGGCCCTGTACGAGTGCATCCGCGAGGACCGGCCGCTGGAAACGGAGGACCTCCCGCCACCCGCCCTTCCGGCCCGGCTCCCCGCGCCGTTCGACCTCGGGGCGGAACTGCTTCAGGAATTGCGGGGGGTGGTGGGCGAACTGCGAACGCTCCTCGCCTCCGAGCGTCGGCTGAGGGGAGGCCCTTGA
- a CDS encoding MFS transporter, translating to MTSSVPEAAAPGRWSALTRLAVAVVLAMAPWFSAAAVLPQLRAAWGLSDTAAAWLTLAVQLGFVVGAVLSAALNLADRVPPRRLILAGAVLAAAANLGLLVAGGPVLAGLLRALTGAALALVYPPALKAMSAWFRSGRGVALGVMVGALTLGSALPHLVNGLGGANWRTVILTTSLLAALGGGIASGVREGPYRFPPAAFRPAQAWRILTGRGVGLATLGYLGHMWELYAMWAWFAAFFTGVLTAQGLPDPARGAAYATFAVVGVGALGCYVGGVLGDRWGRTRLTALAMLLSGGCALALAALTQAAPPAVLALSLLWGFWIIADSAQFSTIVSEIADPAYVGTALTAQLALGFTLTAGSIALVPVLVRAGGWPLAFTVLAVGPLLGAAAMRLLARTPEAAHIAGGRG from the coding sequence ATGACCTCCTCCGTCCCTGAGGCAGCGGCTCCCGGCCGCTGGTCGGCGCTCACGCGGCTGGCCGTCGCGGTCGTCCTGGCGATGGCGCCCTGGTTCTCGGCGGCGGCGGTGCTGCCGCAACTGCGGGCGGCCTGGGGGCTGAGCGATACGGCGGCGGCGTGGCTGACGCTGGCCGTGCAGCTCGGCTTCGTGGTGGGCGCGGTGCTGAGCGCGGCCCTGAACTTGGCCGACCGGGTGCCGCCCCGGCGGCTGATCCTGGCGGGGGCGGTGCTGGCTGCTGCGGCGAACCTGGGGCTGCTGGTGGCGGGCGGTCCGGTTCTGGCGGGCCTGCTGCGCGCGCTCACGGGGGCGGCGCTGGCGCTGGTCTATCCCCCCGCCCTCAAGGCCATGTCGGCCTGGTTTCGCAGCGGGCGCGGCGTGGCGCTGGGCGTGATGGTCGGGGCACTCACGCTCGGCTCGGCGCTGCCGCATCTGGTGAACGGCCTGGGCGGCGCGAACTGGCGGACGGTGATCCTCACGACCAGCCTGCTCGCCGCGCTGGGTGGGGGCATCGCCTCCGGGGTGAGGGAAGGGCCGTACCGTTTTCCGCCCGCCGCCTTCCGGCCCGCGCAGGCGTGGCGCATCCTGACCGGGCGGGGCGTGGGGCTGGCCACGCTGGGCTACCTGGGGCACATGTGGGAGCTGTACGCGATGTGGGCGTGGTTCGCGGCGTTCTTCACGGGCGTGCTGACCGCCCAGGGCCTGCCCGATCCGGCGCGTGGGGCCGCCTACGCGACCTTCGCGGTGGTGGGCGTGGGGGCGCTGGGCTGTTACGTGGGCGGCGTGCTGGGCGACCGCTGGGGCCGCACCCGGCTCACCGCGCTCGCGATGCTGCTCTCGGGCGGATGCGCGCTGGCCCTGGCGGCGTTGACACAGGCGGCCCCCCCCGCCGTGCTGGCCCTCAGCCTGCTGTGGGGCTTCTGGATCATCGCGGACTCCGCGCAGTTCTCGACCATCGTGAGCGAGATCGCTGATCCCGCCTACGTCGGTACGGCGCTGACCGCGCAACTGGCCCTGGGCTTCACGCTGACGGCCGGGAGTATCGCCCTGGTGCCGGTGCTGGTGCGCGCCGGGGGCTGGCCGCTGGCCTTCACGGTGCTGGCCGTGGGGCCGCTGCTGGGGGCCGCCGCGATGCGCCTGCTGGCCCGGACCCCCGAGGCGGCCCACATCGCCGGTGGGCGCGGCTGA
- a CDS encoding PQQ-dependent dehydrogenase, methanol/ethanol family, protein MRKILTAILAMAGTWGAAQVATYSSVTDARLQNPEAGNWLMYRGNYNNWGYSPLNQITAANVARLRPVWAFSTGQTEGHEAPAIVNNGVMFITAPMNKLFALNAATGQLLWKYERELPDDVVSCCDVVNRGVAVYGDMVYMGTLDAHMLAFNAKTGKIAWDRTIEDYKKRYTITSAPLLANGKLITGVHGGEYGIRGFLEAMDPKTGKSLWKTYTTVDASYPAGSAAQGGAPTWLTGSYDPATKTVYWGAGNPSPWMDPRRKPTDDLKWSSSVLAFDVNTGKIKSGFQYSPNDAWDYDGVNEQIMFDATVNGKPIKAMATAHRNGYLYLFDRAGGGVTYKGAHEYVTNTAYKGLDASGRPIWDPQHRPDIGKQVNACPSFLGGKNWQPAAYSPQTKLIYIPSNEWCMNIKGAQTKYAAGEAYVGAEFELNPVPNLGYVGKLQAVDPVTGRQVWKQTWQAPLWAGVLTTGGGLVFTGNTANRDFMAFDARTGKQLWSFKTNSGIVGTPISFSVNGKQYVGVFSGYGGAIPLWAGPMAQLTKDTPRGGVFWVFAVD, encoded by the coding sequence ATGCGGAAGATTCTGACGGCGATCCTGGCAATGGCAGGCACCTGGGGCGCGGCGCAGGTGGCGACCTACAGCAGCGTGACGGACGCGCGGCTCCAGAACCCGGAGGCCGGGAACTGGCTGATGTACCGGGGCAACTACAACAACTGGGGCTACTCGCCGCTGAACCAGATCACGGCGGCGAACGTCGCGCGCTTGCGGCCGGTGTGGGCCTTTTCCACCGGACAGACCGAGGGGCACGAGGCGCCCGCCATCGTGAACAACGGGGTGATGTTCATCACCGCGCCGATGAACAAGCTGTTCGCGCTGAATGCCGCGACGGGGCAGCTCCTCTGGAAGTACGAGCGCGAACTGCCCGACGACGTGGTGAGCTGCTGCGACGTGGTGAACCGCGGCGTGGCCGTGTACGGCGACATGGTGTATATGGGCACCCTCGACGCCCACATGCTGGCCTTTAACGCCAAGACCGGCAAGATCGCCTGGGACCGCACCATCGAGGACTACAAGAAACGCTACACCATCACCTCCGCGCCGCTGCTGGCGAACGGCAAGCTGATCACCGGCGTCCACGGCGGCGAGTACGGCATCCGGGGCTTCCTGGAAGCGATGGACCCCAAGACCGGCAAGTCGCTGTGGAAGACCTACACCACCGTGGACGCCAGCTATCCGGCGGGCAGCGCGGCCCAGGGCGGCGCCCCCACCTGGCTGACCGGCAGCTACGACCCGGCCACCAAGACCGTGTACTGGGGCGCTGGAAACCCCAGCCCCTGGATGGACCCCCGGCGCAAGCCGACCGATGATCTCAAGTGGTCCTCGTCGGTGCTCGCCTTCGACGTGAACACTGGCAAGATCAAGAGCGGCTTCCAGTACTCCCCCAACGACGCCTGGGACTACGACGGTGTGAACGAACAGATCATGTTCGACGCGACCGTGAACGGCAAGCCGATCAAGGCGATGGCCACCGCGCACCGCAACGGCTACCTGTACCTCTTCGACCGTGCGGGCGGCGGCGTGACCTACAAGGGCGCCCACGAGTACGTGACCAACACCGCCTACAAGGGCCTGGACGCCAGCGGCCGCCCGATCTGGGACCCGCAGCACCGCCCCGACATCGGCAAGCAGGTGAACGCCTGCCCCAGCTTCCTGGGCGGCAAGAACTGGCAGCCCGCCGCCTACAGCCCGCAGACCAAGCTGATCTACATCCCCAGCAACGAGTGGTGCATGAACATCAAGGGCGCCCAGACCAAGTACGCGGCGGGCGAGGCCTACGTCGGCGCCGAGTTCGAACTCAACCCGGTGCCCAACCTGGGCTACGTCGGCAAGCTCCAGGCGGTCGATCCCGTGACCGGCAGGCAGGTCTGGAAGCAGACCTGGCAGGCCCCGCTGTGGGCCGGGGTGCTGACCACCGGGGGCGGCCTGGTCTTTACCGGCAACACCGCCAACCGCGACTTCATGGCCTTTGACGCGCGCACCGGCAAGCAGCTGTGGTCGTTCAAGACCAACTCCGGCATCGTCGGCACGCCGATCAGCTTCTCGGTGAACGGCAAGCAGTACGTCGGCGTCTTCAGCGGCTACGGCGGCGCGATTCCGCTGTGGGCCGGGCCGATGGCGCAGCTCACCAAGGACACGCCGCGCGGGGGCGTCTTCTGGGTGTTCGCCGTCGATTGA
- a CDS encoding ABC transporter permease: MTVRPGTAPLSGPRYYLSCLYAIWSREVKRSVRESGQLVGAFSRPLLWVIIFGVGLTPYFRTGLRETTFVVPFTYMQYIFPAVVVLNILYPSIQSAVSLIYDRQFGFFREVFASPVPRTAVFFGKLLGGATVATLQGGLVLLLAPYVDVAIPPAKLPGILAVMGLVSLAFTAVGLLIASRLRSFEGFGVFSNALILPLYFLASSVFPLDPSLSVQQQQQVFPAWLVLLVRANPLTYAIDLLRGFIIDYQEHSTALDIGVVLALSLIACTLAYREFRR, from the coding sequence GTGACGGTCCGCCCCGGAACCGCGCCGCTCAGCGGCCCGCGCTACTACCTGTCGTGCCTGTACGCGATCTGGTCGCGCGAGGTCAAGCGCAGCGTCCGCGAGAGCGGGCAACTGGTGGGGGCCTTCAGCCGACCCCTCCTGTGGGTGATCATCTTCGGGGTGGGCCTCACGCCCTACTTCCGCACCGGCCTGCGCGAGACGACCTTCGTGGTGCCGTTCACGTACATGCAGTACATCTTCCCGGCGGTCGTGGTGCTGAACATCCTCTATCCCAGCATCCAGTCGGCGGTCAGCCTGATCTACGACCGGCAGTTCGGCTTCTTCCGCGAGGTGTTCGCGTCGCCGGTGCCGCGCACGGCGGTCTTTTTCGGCAAGCTGCTGGGCGGGGCGACTGTCGCCACCCTCCAGGGCGGACTGGTGCTGCTGCTGGCGCCCTACGTGGACGTGGCGATCCCGCCCGCCAAACTGCCGGGCATCCTGGCGGTGATGGGGCTGGTGTCGCTGGCGTTCACGGCGGTGGGCCTCTTGATCGCCTCGCGGCTGCGGTCCTTCGAGGGCTTCGGCGTCTTCTCGAACGCGCTGATCCTGCCGCTGTACTTCCTGGCCAGCAGCGTCTTTCCGCTGGACCCCAGCCTCAGCGTGCAGCAGCAGCAGCAGGTGTTCCCGGCCTGGCTGGTGCTGCTGGTGCGGGCCAATCCGCTGACCTACGCCATCGACCTGCTGCGCGGCTTCATCATCGACTACCAGGAACACAGCACGGCGCTGGACATCGGCGTGGTGCTGGCCCTCAGCCTGATCGCCTGCACGCTGGCGTACCGGGAGTTCCGGCGGTGA
- a CDS encoding substrate-binding periplasmic protein — translation MKRFRPLLALLALAASGAALAQEDPSSPTSTSGFLRSGTTLRFCLDQQNPIWRFEQDLALAVARSLGRQAEFYVHRQPLPDLDTAPQPLDRLELLRLFAHHCDIYPGLVGSTTPAFDYPADEQMYATRPYLRASYLFVSRDPRVKTLADLPRTAPLSMERGGLPAYLMYATRRGQFTDRPVDTAARLVQDLVKGQARAGIVFAPQLYGRQKDLAKVGLSATPVTTLPNMTWYVIYGLRRDRPSLRTQLDSALARLIQRGEVQKLLVKHGLNRPGITVAGVSDRRPTSESMNDR, via the coding sequence ATGAAGCGTTTCCGACCCCTGCTGGCCCTGCTCGCCCTGGCCGCGTCCGGCGCGGCGCTGGCCCAGGAGGACCCCAGCTCCCCGACCAGCACCAGCGGCTTTCTGCGCTCCGGCACCACCCTGCGCTTCTGCCTGGACCAGCAGAATCCGATCTGGCGCTTCGAACAGGACCTCGCGCTGGCGGTCGCCCGCTCGCTGGGCCGCCAGGCCGAGTTCTACGTCCACCGCCAGCCCCTCCCGGACCTCGACACGGCCCCGCAGCCGCTCGACCGGCTGGAACTGCTGCGCCTCTTCGCGCACCACTGCGACATCTACCCCGGCCTGGTCGGCAGCACCACGCCCGCCTTCGACTACCCCGCCGACGAGCAGATGTACGCCACCCGCCCGTATCTCCGGGCCAGTTACCTCTTCGTCAGCCGCGACCCCCGGGTGAAGACGCTGGCCGATCTGCCCCGGACCGCGCCGCTGAGCATGGAGCGGGGTGGGCTGCCCGCCTACCTGATGTACGCCACCCGCCGGGGCCAGTTCACCGACCGCCCGGTGGACACCGCCGCGCGGCTGGTGCAGGACCTGGTGAAGGGGCAGGCCAGGGCGGGCATCGTGTTCGCGCCGCAACTGTACGGGCGGCAGAAGGACCTGGCGAAAGTCGGCCTGTCGGCCACGCCCGTCACCACGCTGCCCAACATGACGTGGTACGTGATCTACGGCCTGCGCCGGGACCGGCCCAGCCTGCGGACGCAGCTCGACTCGGCCCTCGCCCGCCTGATCCAGCGCGGCGAGGTCCAGAAATTGCTCGTCAAGCACGGGCTGAACCGGCCCGGCATCACCGTGGCGGGCGTGAGCGACCGGCGGCCCACCTCGGAGTCGATGAATGACCGCTGA
- a CDS encoding ubiquinol-cytochrome c reductase iron-sulfur subunit — translation MTEKPITASPMTEMPSRRSFIKLVAVTGAAVTLGGRVAAQTASSPAKSGDLLVYQDGPQKGQVVKVADLKEGAAVWAQAVDPATKKPRDAMKSGVVIVRLKPSEIKASSQKNAVNGVVAYSSVCTHQGCPAKEIGSIGQGKGNIICTCHGSIYDPRDNATVLGGPAPRRLPALPLKTDAAGELVAAGEFTGKIGPK, via the coding sequence ATGACCGAGAAGCCCATCACGGCCAGCCCCATGACGGAGATGCCCAGCCGCCGCAGCTTTATCAAACTGGTCGCCGTGACCGGGGCGGCCGTCACGCTCGGCGGGCGTGTCGCCGCGCAGACCGCGAGCAGCCCGGCCAAAAGCGGCGACCTGCTGGTCTACCAGGATGGCCCCCAGAAGGGCCAGGTCGTGAAGGTGGCCGACCTGAAGGAAGGCGCAGCGGTCTGGGCGCAGGCCGTGGACCCCGCCACCAAGAAACCCCGGGACGCCATGAAGTCCGGCGTCGTCATCGTGCGGCTCAAGCCGTCCGAGATCAAGGCGAGCAGCCAGAAGAACGCGGTGAACGGGGTGGTCGCCTACTCCAGCGTCTGCACCCACCAGGGCTGCCCGGCCAAGGAGATCGGCTCGATCGGACAGGGCAAGGGCAACATCATCTGTACCTGCCACGGCAGCATCTACGATCCCCGGGACAACGCCACCGTCCTGGGTGGCCCGGCGCCCCGCCGCCTCCCGGCCCTGCCGCTGAAGACCGACGCGGCGGGCGAGCTGGTCGCGGCGGGCGAATTCACCGGCAAGATCGGCCCCAAGTAA
- a CDS encoding BTAD domain-containing putative transcriptional regulator produces MPQPLRTDTDAAEPTATEATTNAILGCLAAGQFAEGLRHHAALKAPTPADDLWAGQCLVLLQRRVEGLSLLLRARARGQEDAGALAAVAHRFGGEVERAERLLESLHPARLSAFGRAVAGRERGMLLFQAGRPREALAPLQHAWETAVSDAVARHFLGSFSAALGLVLGELGRDASAVAYVNLALPHASPPQRAPLLWVRALSSVHSGQFAEAERDLDSIAALQTAPDALPLLRYYRGVLAQTRGLWAEAAGQYRDSAEAACAALQPETEFYARLRLGALATAQDDLDTARAHLARARGLADGPRMQAFLALRQGAWLVRARDPQALAVLTQARQGFGALQLGRELGLTHLHLAEAHLRDGRAGAAQDHLALAVDLRHALGSGTVLAAELHSLPAVREALRSPPAYLDVLRRDVEGLEGQLPPRLTLTTLGGCGLTLGGERVRLNVGLARTVELLAFLLERGEATLEEVQTHVFEDRGPRQARGYLHVARHALGRAVPQLQVPFDRARRVYGLRPCGVRLGWDVQELRQAVRLGGEVGLRRALGLYAGRFLPASDTAWAAGVRDELEWSLVRLGLETLERLQREGQHAACVGLAQRLLEIHPLDVGISALLVRALHTLHGGLAARQELERVSQVFQRELGEVPEPLLALRRDAWASAN; encoded by the coding sequence ATGCCGCAACCGCTTAGGACCGACACGGACGCCGCAGAGCCGACAGCCACAGAGGCCACCACGAACGCCATCCTGGGCTGCCTGGCCGCCGGACAGTTCGCGGAGGGGCTGCGGCATCACGCCGCACTGAAAGCCCCCACGCCCGCGGACGACCTGTGGGCCGGGCAGTGTCTGGTGCTGCTCCAGCGCCGCGTGGAGGGGCTGAGCCTGCTGCTGCGGGCCAGGGCGCGCGGCCAGGAGGACGCCGGGGCGCTGGCGGCGGTGGCGCACCGCTTCGGGGGCGAGGTCGAGCGGGCGGAGCGGCTGCTGGAGAGCCTGCACCCCGCGCGGCTGTCCGCGTTCGGGCGGGCGGTGGCCGGGCGCGAGCGCGGGATGCTGCTGTTTCAGGCCGGAAGGCCGCGCGAGGCGCTGGCCCCCTTGCAGCACGCCTGGGAAACGGCGGTCAGCGACGCGGTCGCCCGGCACTTTCTGGGCAGCTTCAGCGCCGCGCTGGGGCTGGTGCTGGGCGAGCTGGGCCGCGACGCGAGCGCCGTGGCGTATGTGAACCTGGCCCTCCCCCACGCCAGCCCGCCGCAGCGTGCCCCGCTGCTGTGGGTGCGGGCGCTGAGCAGCGTCCACAGCGGACAGTTCGCGGAAGCGGAGCGTGACCTCGACAGCATCGCCGCGCTCCAGACGGCACCCGACGCGCTCCCGCTGCTGCGCTACTACCGGGGCGTTCTGGCCCAGACCCGGGGCCTGTGGGCCGAGGCCGCCGGGCAGTACCGGGACAGCGCCGAGGCCGCGTGCGCCGCGCTCCAGCCGGAAACCGAGTTCTACGCCCGGCTGCGCCTGGGTGCCCTGGCCACCGCCCAGGACGACCTGGACACGGCCCGCGCCCACCTGGCCCGGGCGCGGGGGCTGGCGGACGGCCCACGGATGCAGGCGTTCCTGGCGCTGCGGCAGGGGGCCTGGCTGGTGCGCGCCCGTGATCCGCAGGCCCTGGCGGTGCTGACCCAGGCGCGGCAGGGCTTCGGGGCGCTGCAACTCGGCCGCGAGCTGGGCCTCACCCACCTGCATCTGGCCGAGGCGCATCTGCGGGACGGGCGGGCGGGCGCGGCGCAGGACCACCTCGCCCTGGCCGTGGATCTGCGGCACGCGCTGGGGAGCGGCACGGTGCTGGCCGCCGAGCTGCACAGCCTGCCCGCCGTCCGCGAGGCACTGCGCTCGCCCCCGGCGTACCTGGACGTGCTGCGCCGCGACGTGGAGGGGCTGGAAGGGCAACTGCCCCCCCGGCTGACCCTCACCACCCTGGGCGGCTGCGGGCTGACGCTGGGCGGGGAGCGGGTGCGGCTGAACGTGGGCCTGGCGCGCACGGTGGAGCTGCTGGCTTTTTTGCTGGAGCGGGGGGAGGCGACGCTGGAGGAGGTGCAGACCCACGTCTTCGAGGACCGGGGCCCCCGGCAGGCGCGGGGCTACCTGCACGTGGCGCGCCACGCGCTGGGCCGGGCGGTGCCGCAGCTCCAGGTGCCCTTCGACCGGGCGCGCCGGGTGTACGGCCTGCGGCCCTGCGGGGTGCGCCTGGGCTGGGACGTGCAGGAACTGCGCCAGGCCGTGCGCCTGGGCGGGGAGGTGGGGCTGCGGCGGGCACTGGGCCTCTACGCGGGCCGTTTTCTGCCTGCCTCCGACACGGCCTGGGCCGCTGGCGTGCGCGACGAGCTGGAGTGGTCGCTGGTCCGCCTGGGCCTGGAAACGCTGGAGCGGCTCCAGCGCGAGGGCCAGCACGCCGCCTGCGTGGGCCTGGCGCAGCGCCTGCTGGAAATCCACCCGCTCGACGTGGGCATCAGCGCCCTGCTGGTGCGCGCCCTGCACACCCTGCACGGCGGCCTGGCCGCCCGGCAGGAACTGGAGCGCGTCTCGCAGGTCTTCCAGCGCGAACTGGGCGAGGTGCCCGAACCCCTCCTCGCCCTGCGCCGGGACGCCTGGGCCTCCGCGAACTGA
- a CDS encoding ABC transporter ATP-binding protein yields the protein MTAEVRPLARPEGADAPPVIEVQGVRYAYGDIEALRGIDLTVPRGTFFALLGPNGAGKSTLVGLLSTLLPLQTGAARVAGFDVRRQSAQVRRELGLVFQEPSLDERLTVLENLDFHGRIYGLPARERARRAAHVLDVVELADWQNATARILSRGMKRRLEIARGVMHGPALLMLDEPTTGLDVQSRRAVWTYLGQLRRETGVSLLLTTHQIEEAEGADLVAILDRGEVLAFGPPAELRERHGGTVVTLRGPGPALRARLERQYTGQVEGAGDELRLRVPDAGALLADLAPELGSLRGLSVQTPSLEDVFLDLTGRALREDRPGPHEATLAFARGGGEHTR from the coding sequence ATGACCGCTGAGGTGAGGCCGCTGGCCCGCCCGGAGGGGGCGGACGCGCCGCCCGTGATCGAGGTGCAAGGGGTCCGCTATGCCTACGGCGACATCGAGGCGCTGCGCGGCATTGACCTGACGGTGCCGCGCGGGACCTTCTTCGCGCTGCTGGGGCCCAACGGGGCGGGCAAGAGCACGCTGGTGGGTCTGCTGTCCACGCTGCTGCCGCTCCAGACCGGGGCGGCGCGGGTGGCGGGGTTCGACGTGCGCCGCCAGAGCGCGCAGGTGCGCCGCGAGCTGGGGCTGGTCTTTCAGGAACCCAGCCTGGACGAACGCCTGACCGTGCTGGAAAACCTCGACTTTCACGGGCGCATCTACGGCCTGCCCGCCCGCGAGCGCGCACGCCGGGCGGCGCACGTGCTGGACGTGGTGGAACTGGCTGACTGGCAGAACGCGACGGCCCGCATCCTCTCGCGCGGCATGAAGCGCCGCCTGGAAATCGCGCGCGGCGTGATGCATGGCCCGGCCCTCCTGATGCTGGACGAGCCGACCACCGGCCTGGACGTGCAGAGCCGCCGCGCGGTGTGGACCTACCTGGGCCAGCTCCGGCGCGAAACCGGCGTCTCGCTGCTCCTCACCACCCACCAGATCGAGGAGGCCGAGGGGGCGGACCTGGTGGCGATCCTGGACCGGGGCGAGGTGCTGGCCTTCGGGCCACCCGCCGAACTGCGCGAGCGGCACGGGGGCACGGTCGTCACGCTGCGCGGCCCCGGCCCGGCCCTGCGCGCCCGCCTGGAACGCCAGTACACCGGACAGGTGGAAGGCGCGGGCGACGAGCTGCGCCTGCGGGTCCCCGACGCCGGGGCGCTGCTGGCCGACCTCGCACCCGAGCTGGGCAGCCTGCGGGGCCTCAGCGTGCAGACGCCCAGCCTGGAGGACGTGTTTCTCGACCTGACGGGGCGGGCGCTGCGTGAGGACCGCCCCGGTCCGCACGAGGCCACCCTGGCCTTTGCGCGCGGGGGCGGGGAGCATACGCGGTGA